A region of Lycium barbarum isolate Lr01 chromosome 3, ASM1917538v2, whole genome shotgun sequence DNA encodes the following proteins:
- the LOC132633898 gene encoding uncharacterized protein LOC132633898: MEESNYYMMNGSHIPAFGSWELCNTDEFPIPFTQCFESARQVDLLRYSYSEDRDLYVAGDLYQNDILTPAMIVVPRRKRKATSNEAVGKKAGTEEGWVMRNCEYDDEVKKAASPVPAPPRRAAKAVDEDLYKISPTLLHSKPKRKGVRGFFSSCLLPTCAP, from the exons ATGGAA GAGAGCAATTATTACATGATGAACGGGAGCCACATTCCAGCATTTGGTAGCTGGGAATTATGTAACACAGATGAATTTCCAATTCCTTTCACACAGTGCTTTGAATCAGCTAGGCAAGTTGACTTGCTTCGTTACAGTTACTCTGAAGACCGTGATTTGTACGTGGCCGgagatctctaccagaatgatatTCTTACTCCCGCCATGATCGTCGTACCTCGTCGTAAG AGAAAAGCAACTAGTAATGAAGCAGTTGGGAAAAAAGCAGGAACGGAGGAGGGGTGGGTGATGCGCAATTGTGAATATGATGATGAAGTGAAAAAAGCAGCAAGTCCTGTTCCAGCACCACCTAGAAGGGCAGCCAAAGCAGTAGATGAAGATCTCTACAAGATATCCCCAACATTGCTCCACTCTAAACCTAAAAGG AAAGGCGTTAGGGGATTTTTTTCGAGTTGCTTGCTGCCAACTTGTGCGCCTTGA